One window from the genome of Mugil cephalus isolate CIBA_MC_2020 chromosome 23, CIBA_Mcephalus_1.1, whole genome shotgun sequence encodes:
- the LOC125000668 gene encoding inhibin beta B chain-like, with the protein MRSCLFGLALFVACVLSISCTPAPGTEVETETEAEAHAASRGDTCASCGAAQPEDPESGRLNGDFLEAVKRHILSRLQMRERPNITHPVPKAAMVTALRKLHAGKLREDGRVEIPNLDGHPMSNEVLEESSEIISFAEKDDLVTSRSSLFFMISSEGNQNLLVAQATLWLYFRLLPPPVEVRGRRKVTVKVYYQEPGLGSKWNLVEKRVELRRSGWHTFPLTEAVRLVFQKGGRRQNLDVRCEACEAEGVLPVLFSPSDESHRPFLVVQARQADGKHRIRKRGLECDGSNNLCCRQQFYIDFRLIGWNDWIIAPSGYFGNYCEGNCPAYMAGVPGSASSFHTAVVNQYRMRGMSPGSMNSCCIPTKLSTMSMLYFDDEYNIVKRDVPNMIVDECGCA; encoded by the exons ATGAGGAGCTGTCTTTTCGGACTGGCTCTCTTCGTGGCTTGCGTCCTCTCCATCAGCTGCACCCCTGCGCCCGGGACGGAGgtggagacggagacggaggcGGAGGCGCACGCGGCGTCCAGGGGGGACACCTGCGCGTCCTGCGGCGCGGCTCAGCCCGAGGACCCGGAGTCCGGGCGCCTGAACGGGGACTTCCTGGAGGCGGTGAAGAGGCACATCCTGAGCAGACTGCAGATGCGGGAGAGACCCAACATCACGCACCCGGTCCCCAAGGCGGCCATGGTGACGGCGCTGCGCAAGCTCCATGCGGGGAAGCTGCGGGAGGACGGGAGGGTGGAGATCCCCAACCTGGACGGACACCCGATGAGCAACGAGGTCCTGGAGGAGAGCTCGGAGATCATCAGCTTCGCGGAGAAAG ATGACCTGGTGACGTCCCGGTCCAGCCTGTTCTTCATGATCTCCAGCGAGGGGAACCAGAACCTGCTGGTGGCCCAGGCCACGCTCTGGCTCTACTTCAGGCTGCTGCCCCCCCCCGTGGAGGTGCGGGGCCGGCGGAAGGTCACGGTGAAGGTGTACTACCAGGAGCCGGGCCTGGGCAGCAAGTGGAACCTGGTGGAGAAGCGCGTGGAGCTGAGGCGGAGCGGCTGGCACACCTTCCCCCTGACGGAGGCCGTGAGGCTGGTGTTCCAGAAGGGGGGCCGGCGCCAGAACCTGGACGTGCGCTGCGAGGCCTGCGAGGCGGAGGGGGTGCTGCCGGTCCTCTTCAGCCCCAGCGACGAGTCCCACCGGCCCTTCCTGGTGGTGCAGGCGAGGCAGGCGGACGGCAAACACCGCATCCGGAAGCGAGGGCTGGAGTGCGACGGCAGCAACAACCTGTGCTGCCGGCAGCAGTTCTACATCGACTTCAGGCTCATCGGCTGGAACGACTGGATCATCGCGCCCTCCGGCTACTTCGGGAACTACTGCGAGGGGAACTGCCCCGCCTACATGGCCGGCGTCCCCGGCTCGGCCTCGTCCTTCCACACGGCCGTGGTGAACCAGTACCGGATGCGGGGCATGAGCCCCGGCTCCATGAACTCCTGCTGCATCCCCACCAAGCTCAGCACCATGTCCATGCTCTACTTCGACGACGAGTACAACATCGTGAAGCGGGACGTCCCCAACATGATCGTGGACGAGTGCGGCTGCGCCTGA
- the LOC125000680 gene encoding ras-related protein ralB-B-like, whose protein sequence is MSSKNKTQTSLVLHKVIMVGSGGVGKSALTLQFMYDEFVEDYEPTKADSYRKKVVLDGDDVQIDILDTAGQEDYAAIRDNYFRSGEGFLLVFSITEHESFTATSELREQILRVKEEDSVPLLLVGNKSDLEERRQVSADEATLKAGEWGIQYVETSAKTRANVDKVFFDLMREVRKKKMAESKDKNGQSGKKKKKTCCVL, encoded by the exons ATGTCCTCTAAGAACAAGACCCAGACGTCCCTGGTCCTCCACAAGGTGATCATGGTGGGCAGTGGGGGCGTGGGGAAGTCGGCCCTCACCCTCCAGTTCATGTACGACGAG tTCGTGGAGGACTACGAGCCCACCAAGGCGGACAGCTACAGGAAGAAGGTGGTGTTGGACGGAGACGACGTCCAGATTGACATCCTGGACACGGCCGGTCAGGAGGACTACGCCGCCATCAGGGACAACTACTTCCGTAGTGGAGAGGgtttcctcctcgtcttctccaTCACTGAGCACGAGTCCTTCACCGCCACCTCAGAGCTCAG GGAGCAGATCCTGcgggtgaaggaggaggacagcgtCCCCCTCCTGCTGGTGGGGAACAAGTCGGACCTGGAGGAGCGGCGCCAGGTCTCAGCTGACGAGGCCACGCTGAAGGCGGGCGAGTGGGGCATCCAGTACGTGGAGACGTCCGCCAAGACCAGGGCCAACGTGGACAAG GTGTTCTTTGACCTGATGAGGGAGGTCCGTAAGAAGAAGATGGCTGAGAGCAAAGACAAGAACGGACAGagtgggaagaagaagaagaagacctgCTGTGTCCTCTAA
- the LOC125000682 gene encoding fas apoptotic inhibitory molecule 1-like: MLGGDVVALWEVALSDGVYRIEFAHGTTTGKRVVYVNGKEVVRKDWMFKLVGRETFTVGEAETKAAINIEAVGGFAYEYSLDVDGKSLQKFIDNRAKTTETWLLRADGSDYRVVLEKDTMDVWCNGQKMDTTGEFVDDGTETFFTVGEHECCIKTTSGGKKKSGIIHHLLLDGEKIPASSTT; this comes from the exons ATGCTGGGTGGAGATGTGGTGGCCTTGTGGGAGGTGGCGCTGAGCGACGGCGTTTACAGGATCGAGTTCGCTCACGGCACCACCACCGGGAAACGAGTGGTTTATGTCAACGGGAAG GAAGTGGTCAGGAAGGACTGGATGTTTAAGCTGGTGGGGAGGGAGACGTTCACCGTGGGCGAGGCCGAAACTAAAGCCGCCATAAACATCGAGGCCGTCGGCGGCTTCGCCTACGAGTACTCGCTGGACGTGGACGGGAAGAGTCTGCAGAAGTTCATCGACAACCGAGCTAAGACCACAGAGACGTGGCTGCTGAGGGCGGACGGGTCCGACTACAGGGTGGTTCTGG AAAAGGACACGATGGACGTCTGGTGCAACGGACAGAAGATGGACACGACG GGAGAGTTTGTGGATGACGGCACGGAAACTTTCTTCACGGTGGGCGAACACGAGTGCTGCATCAAGACCACAAGTGGCGGGAAGAAAAAAAGCGGCATCATCCACCACCTGCTACTGGACGGAGAGAAAATCCCGGCGTCGTCCACGACATAG